One stretch of Candidatus Neomarinimicrobiota bacterium DNA includes these proteins:
- the nuoF gene encoding NADH-quinone oxidoreductase subunit NuoF, with translation MKQYRTHLMVCAGTGCVSNRAFQIKDALEKEIHKQKLENEVLVVTTGCNGFCAEGPIMVVQPDGIFYHLLKEKEIPHLVEEHFLKGRPVERLMYVPSEEEKPIPKMADIDFFKTQLLIVLRNRGLIDPEKIEEYIAAEGYTALAKALTQMTPEEIIEEIKHSGLRGRGGAGFPTGLKWEFVARENGDEKYIICNADEGDPGAFMDRSIIESDPHSILEGMVIGAKAMGASKGYVYIRDEYPLAVERVILAIEQAREYGLLGDDILGTGHKFDIDVVRGAGAFVCGEETALIASVEGRIGEPRPRPPFPAQKGLWGKPTNINNVETWANVPVIINRGADWFSQIGSEGSKGTKVFSVAGKVKDTGLVEVPMGITLGNIIFDICGGMHSEKKFKSILIGGPSGGCVPAELLNVPIDYESLVEAGSMMGSGGMVVADEDTCMVDMARYFLNFTKDESCGKCTPCREGIPRMLEILTKFTEGQGEMEDLQLLDALAENIKATALCGLGNTAPNPVLTTLRYFMDEYLTHIEDKKCPAHACRQLNTYLIDPEICVRDGHGCGVCRRDCPENAISGEKNKAHVIDQEICEKCGICYEVCNFNAIFIE, from the coding sequence TTGAAACAATATCGAACACATTTAATGGTATGCGCTGGAACGGGCTGTGTATCCAATCGTGCTTTTCAAATCAAAGATGCACTTGAAAAAGAAATCCATAAACAAAAGTTGGAAAATGAAGTACTGGTCGTGACAACGGGGTGCAATGGTTTCTGTGCTGAAGGTCCAATCATGGTCGTTCAACCTGATGGCATTTTCTATCATCTTTTAAAAGAAAAAGAGATCCCACATCTTGTAGAAGAGCATTTCCTGAAAGGTAGACCTGTAGAGCGCTTAATGTATGTTCCATCTGAAGAGGAAAAACCAATCCCTAAGATGGCAGACATTGACTTTTTCAAGACTCAACTTCTAATCGTATTACGAAATAGAGGCCTCATTGACCCTGAAAAAATCGAGGAATACATCGCCGCTGAGGGCTATACGGCGCTGGCAAAAGCGCTTACCCAGATGACACCTGAAGAAATCATAGAGGAAATAAAGCATTCCGGTCTGCGTGGACGAGGCGGTGCTGGATTCCCTACAGGACTGAAATGGGAATTTGTCGCCAGGGAGAATGGGGACGAGAAATATATCATATGTAACGCTGATGAGGGAGATCCGGGCGCCTTCATGGATCGAAGCATCATCGAATCTGACCCGCATTCAATACTCGAAGGCATGGTTATCGGTGCCAAAGCGATGGGGGCAAGCAAGGGATATGTCTACATCCGAGATGAATATCCCTTAGCAGTGGAGCGAGTAATCTTAGCCATTGAACAAGCAAGAGAATATGGACTCCTGGGCGATGACATACTTGGAACTGGACATAAGTTTGACATTGATGTTGTCAGGGGAGCAGGAGCCTTTGTATGCGGCGAAGAGACCGCCTTGATTGCTTCCGTTGAGGGTAGAATCGGTGAGCCGCGGCCCAGACCTCCCTTCCCGGCTCAGAAAGGTCTGTGGGGCAAACCAACCAACATCAACAACGTGGAAACCTGGGCCAATGTGCCCGTGATAATTAACCGGGGAGCCGATTGGTTCTCGCAAATCGGCTCCGAGGGAAGCAAAGGTACCAAGGTATTTTCAGTGGCCGGGAAAGTCAAAGACACCGGGCTGGTTGAAGTTCCCATGGGAATTACCCTCGGCAATATCATCTTCGATATCTGTGGTGGGATGCACTCCGAAAAGAAATTCAAATCCATTCTTATCGGCGGTCCCTCGGGAGGATGCGTTCCCGCTGAACTCCTGAACGTACCCATTGACTATGAAAGTCTGGTAGAGGCCGGTTCAATGATGGGTTCGGGCGGAATGGTCGTGGCCGACGAGGATACCTGCATGGTGGATATGGCCAGGTATTTCCTGAATTTCACCAAAGACGAATCGTGCGGCAAGTGCACCCCCTGTCGTGAAGGTATCCCCCGGATGCTTGAAATCCTTACCAAATTCACCGAGGGCCAGGGTGAAATGGAGGATCTCCAACTACTTGATGCGCTGGCCGAAAATATTAAGGCAACCGCCCTTTGCGGTCTTGGCAATACGGCACCGAATCCTGTCCTCACAACCCTGCGATATTTCATGGATGAATATCTGACCCACATTGAGGACAAGAAATGCCCTGCCCATGCCTGCCGACAGTTAAATACCTACCTCATTGATCCTGAAATCTGTGTCAGGGACGGCCATGGTTGCGGCGTCTGTCGCCGTGATTGTCCGGAAAATGCGATCTCCGGTGAAAAGAATAAGGCCCATGTCATCGACCAGGAAATCTGCGAGAAGTGCGGAATATGTTATGAGGTCTGCAATTTCAACGCCATTTTTATCGAATAA
- a CDS encoding 4Fe-4S dicluster domain-containing protein has translation MVSITIDGKPVQVEKGSTILAAAQQLDIKIPTLCYHPLLEPYAACRICNVEVTAGIESKLMTACNTQVQEGMEVQTASEAALTARRINLQLLMARAPAAEVVWQMAAEIGIEETPFIMEKPDQKCILCGLCVRACESIVGTAAIGFAHRGIDREVTTPYQIQSDVCITCGACAYFCPTGAITMEDIKGRTVIHQEMTLGPPKAIYIPFMQAVPNVPVINTEACIHFKTGNCGICQQVCEPDAIDYEQEDEYEEIEVGTIVLATGFQTFDPARVAQYGYGRLPNVITSLEFERLSNASGPTGGDIQLEDGTKPGRIGIIHCVGSRDKNTNAYCSKVCCMYSLKIAHLAMEKTGAEVYNFYIDMRTPGKGYEEFYDRLLEEGNHFIRGRVAEVTDWAMIPEEEGKLVIRAEDTLVGMVRRIPVDMVILAVGLEPVHDAEEVRRLFNISCGAEGWFLERHPKLAPVSTFTDGVFLAGVCQGPKDIPDSVAQSGAAAAEALALADRGYVELEPNTAFVLEDDCSGCKTCIALCPFSAISFDGDKEVAVMNEALCKGCGVCVAACPSGSIQQHLFTDEQIYAEIEGVLSYV, from the coding sequence ATGGTTTCCATAACCATTGATGGAAAACCAGTCCAGGTTGAAAAAGGCTCCACCATCTTAGCAGCTGCACAACAGCTTGACATCAAGATTCCAACTTTGTGCTACCACCCGCTCCTGGAACCCTACGCTGCCTGTCGGATATGCAACGTGGAAGTGACTGCCGGAATCGAGTCTAAATTGATGACCGCCTGCAATACTCAGGTGCAGGAGGGCATGGAAGTCCAGACCGCCTCCGAAGCGGCACTGACCGCCCGCAGGATCAACCTCCAGCTGCTCATGGCCCGTGCCCCGGCAGCAGAAGTCGTCTGGCAAATGGCCGCGGAGATAGGCATCGAAGAAACGCCCTTCATTATGGAAAAGCCGGATCAGAAATGCATCCTTTGCGGGCTCTGCGTCCGCGCCTGTGAATCTATCGTCGGCACCGCAGCCATCGGTTTCGCCCACCGGGGCATCGACCGCGAGGTCACCACGCCCTACCAGATCCAATCCGATGTGTGCATCACCTGCGGGGCGTGCGCCTACTTCTGCCCCACCGGCGCCATCACCATGGAGGACATTAAGGGCCGCACGGTGATCCACCAGGAAATGACCCTGGGGCCTCCCAAGGCCATCTATATCCCCTTCATGCAGGCGGTACCCAATGTGCCGGTCATCAATACCGAGGCCTGCATCCACTTCAAGACCGGCAACTGCGGCATCTGTCAGCAGGTCTGCGAACCGGACGCGATTGATTATGAGCAGGAGGATGAGTACGAGGAAATTGAAGTCGGCACGATTGTGCTGGCCACCGGCTTCCAGACTTTCGACCCCGCCCGCGTCGCCCAGTACGGCTACGGCCGCCTGCCGAACGTCATCACCAGTCTGGAGTTTGAGCGCCTCAGCAATGCCTCCGGCCCCACCGGCGGCGACATTCAGCTGGAAGATGGCACCAAACCGGGCCGCATTGGCATCATCCATTGTGTGGGTTCCCGCGATAAGAATACCAACGCCTACTGTTCGAAAGTCTGCTGCATGTACTCCCTGAAAATTGCTCATCTGGCCATGGAGAAGACCGGCGCCGAAGTGTACAACTTCTATATCGACATGCGCACTCCCGGCAAGGGCTATGAGGAGTTCTACGATCGCTTGCTGGAAGAGGGTAATCATTTTATTCGGGGACGCGTGGCGGAAGTTACCGATTGGGCCATGATACCGGAAGAAGAGGGCAAGCTCGTTATCCGGGCGGAGGATACCCTCGTCGGCATGGTGCGGCGGATTCCCGTGGACATGGTCATTCTGGCCGTGGGGCTGGAGCCCGTGCACGATGCTGAGGAAGTGCGCCGCTTATTCAACATCAGCTGCGGCGCCGAGGGCTGGTTCCTGGAGCGGCATCCAAAACTGGCGCCGGTATCCACCTTCACCGACGGTGTTTTCCTGGCGGGTGTCTGCCAGGGGCCAAAAGACATCCCCGATAGCGTGGCCCAGTCCGGCGCGGCGGCCGCCGAAGCCCTGGCCCTGGCTGATCGGGGCTACGTAGAACTGGAACCGAATACCGCCTTCGTCCTCGAGGATGATTGCTCCGGCTGCAAGACCTGTATCGCCCTCTGCCCCTTCTCCGCCATCAGCTTCGATGGTGACAAGGAAGTGGCGGTGATGAATGAAGCCCTGTGCAAGGGGTGCGGCGTCTGCGTGGCCGCCTGCCCCTCCGGATCAATACAACAACATCTATTCACCGACGAACAAATCTACGCCGAAATCGAGGGGGTTTTAAGCTATGTCTGA
- a CDS encoding ferredoxin, whose amino-acid sequence CGIAAGARNIMNALINEIGERGITDLILTTSGCAGLCSREPMATVEIAGEAPVKYVDLTEEKIREILSQHVLKGKIVTEYALALGSERMG is encoded by the coding sequence TGCGGTATAGCTGCCGGGGCCAGAAATATCATGAACGCCTTGATCAATGAAATCGGTGAAAGGGGAATTACCGATCTGATACTTACGACATCCGGATGCGCGGGTCTCTGTAGTCGAGAGCCGATGGCAACCGTCGAAATCGCAGGAGAAGCACCAGTAAAGTACGTTGACCTCACTGAGGAAAAAATTCGAGAGATTCTTTCCCAACATGTCCTGAAGGGCAAAATCGTAACCGAATATGCACTCGCATTGGGCAGCGAAAGAATGGGTTAA